Proteins encoded in a region of the Armatimonadota bacterium genome:
- a CDS encoding S9 family peptidase, whose protein sequence is MKPLAFGLFALLVSVSAAQDRLAGWPVQARMQKDGREQRGTVKLGVCERRWTADGKLGYDPGDGWKLLDPATGKETRIDKAPERAAAPPSGRSRRSPGRGGQYSEVFNGDGKVKAWYKDGNVSFQKEGEAEAAVTTDGDLAKRVKYGKGSWVYGEELNQSEAMGLNAKGDLLWYYRFDETPVVDNMVVFKQATAQPVFEPQAYPKPGGKNPVVDVFVYDAAKGKSVQVQVRPGPFDDGIGHYVYDVQWAPDGSELRFRRTDRRQKVMEYCAADPSTGVARVIVREEWPASYVENKLGVWSFDSLEGVASRPELKGKVLWEHQRNGFLNVGILDPKTGAFRPVTANGFDMGSVVRIDVSGNRLYYMARNGDNPYLEQLMVVGLDGKGNRRVTDPSLNHRVELSPDGRYAVDVAQSCQDAPVTRLIDLNGKVIKVLAESDLSQFRAAGYAHSQRVEFTGGDGKTKICGTVSFPRNFDPSKKYPLLVSVYGGPIDPHSSGFSETFQPYNELTGYGFIVASFDNRGTGGRGKAFSDPLYRNMGIAEIDDQAAGVKALVSKGYVDPTRIGIQGTSYGGYASIMCLLRYPDLYKAACSSSGVTDWHNYDTIYTERYMGLADENKDGYTAGSAMTYAEKLKGWLMLYYGTADENVHPCNSLQLVSAFRRLGKGIEVQVGTDLGHTGVDFRRMMEFFFERMDVPHG, encoded by the coding sequence ATGAAACCCCTCGCCTTCGGCCTCTTCGCCCTGCTCGTTTCCGTGTCCGCAGCACAGGACAGACTGGCGGGTTGGCCCGTGCAAGCTCGCATGCAGAAGGACGGTAGGGAGCAGCGGGGGACCGTGAAGCTCGGCGTCTGCGAAAGGAGGTGGACCGCTGACGGCAAGCTCGGCTATGACCCTGGGGACGGGTGGAAGCTGCTCGACCCGGCTACGGGAAAAGAAACACGGATCGACAAAGCCCCAGAGCGGGCCGCCGCACCGCCTTCGGGCCGTTCGCGGCGCTCGCCTGGACGCGGGGGGCAGTACTCCGAAGTCTTCAACGGAGACGGCAAGGTCAAGGCTTGGTACAAGGACGGCAACGTCTCGTTCCAGAAAGAAGGTGAGGCTGAAGCGGCCGTGACCACCGACGGCGACCTTGCCAAACGGGTCAAGTACGGAAAAGGGAGTTGGGTCTACGGGGAGGAACTCAACCAGTCAGAAGCGATGGGGCTGAATGCCAAAGGTGACCTCCTCTGGTACTACCGGTTCGACGAAACCCCTGTCGTCGACAACATGGTCGTCTTCAAGCAAGCGACGGCCCAACCCGTCTTCGAGCCTCAGGCCTATCCCAAACCGGGCGGAAAGAACCCGGTTGTGGACGTGTTCGTCTACGACGCGGCGAAGGGGAAGTCGGTCCAGGTCCAAGTCCGTCCAGGGCCGTTCGACGACGGGATCGGACACTATGTGTACGACGTCCAGTGGGCTCCGGACGGATCCGAACTCCGGTTCCGACGCACCGACCGCCGGCAAAAGGTGATGGAGTATTGCGCAGCGGATCCGTCCACCGGTGTCGCCCGCGTCATCGTCCGGGAAGAGTGGCCGGCCTCGTACGTCGAGAACAAACTGGGAGTCTGGTCGTTCGACAGCTTGGAAGGCGTCGCGTCCCGGCCGGAACTCAAGGGCAAAGTGCTCTGGGAGCACCAGCGGAACGGCTTCCTCAACGTCGGGATTCTCGACCCCAAGACCGGAGCGTTCCGTCCTGTGACGGCGAACGGGTTCGACATGGGCTCCGTCGTCCGGATCGACGTGTCTGGCAACCGGCTTTACTATATGGCCCGGAACGGGGACAACCCTTATCTGGAACAGTTGATGGTGGTCGGCCTCGACGGAAAAGGCAACCGTCGTGTCACGGATCCGTCCTTGAACCACAGGGTCGAACTCTCGCCGGACGGTCGGTACGCCGTCGACGTTGCGCAAAGCTGCCAGGACGCGCCTGTGACGCGCCTGATCGACTTGAACGGCAAGGTGATCAAGGTTTTGGCCGAATCCGACCTCTCTCAGTTCCGGGCTGCAGGGTATGCGCATTCCCAGCGCGTCGAGTTCACGGGAGGCGACGGCAAGACGAAGATCTGTGGCACGGTCTCCTTCCCGAGGAACTTCGACCCGTCCAAGAAGTATCCGTTGCTCGTCTCGGTCTATGGGGGGCCGATCGATCCCCATTCCTCAGGGTTCTCCGAAACGTTCCAACCGTACAACGAGCTCACAGGCTACGGTTTTATCGTCGCTTCGTTCGACAACCGAGGAACGGGCGGTCGCGGAAAGGCGTTCAGCGATCCGCTCTACCGGAACATGGGGATCGCGGAGATCGACGATCAGGCTGCAGGCGTGAAGGCGCTCGTCTCCAAAGGCTATGTCGATCCGACACGGATCGGTATTCAAGGAACGTCCTACGGCGGGTACGCCTCGATCATGTGCCTCCTTCGGTACCCCGATCTCTACAAGGCCGCATGCAGCAGCAGCGGCGTGACGGACTGGCACAACTACGACACGATCTACACCGAACGCTATATGGGGTTGGCCGACGAGAACAAGGACGGCTACACCGCGGGCTCGGCGATGACGTACGCCGAGAAGCTTAAAGGGTGGCTGATGCTGTACTACGGGACGGCCGACGAGAACGTCCATCCTTGTAACAGTCTCCAACTGGTTTCAGCTTTCCGGCGGCTTGGAAAGGGGATCGAGGTCCAGGTCGGCACAGACCTGGGGCACACGGGTGTCGACTTCCGACGGATGATGGAGTTCTTCTTCGAGCGAATGGACGTTCCGCACGGCTAG
- a CDS encoding protease complex subunit PrcB family protein codes for MTTLIAAALLGPQQHGNVRMFGHFMKTTVVTQAAPGASMDKDLVVARSEAEWKRLREKLGLTSEQDQEWRKLHGPLGALDWKVDQVVFAQAGSRPTGGYQVKDLKVTKSASSESWTVELYVSPPPKDSLNMTMVTYPYTVFRMRKLTGAPRLIVHQNKG; via the coding sequence ATGACGACTTTGATCGCCGCAGCTTTGCTCGGCCCGCAACAGCACGGTAACGTCCGTATGTTCGGACACTTCATGAAGACCACCGTCGTGACTCAAGCCGCACCAGGCGCTTCGATGGACAAAGACCTCGTGGTCGCGCGGTCGGAGGCCGAATGGAAGCGGTTGCGGGAGAAGCTCGGTCTCACGTCCGAGCAGGACCAGGAGTGGCGCAAGCTCCACGGTCCCTTGGGTGCCTTGGACTGGAAGGTGGACCAAGTGGTCTTTGCGCAAGCGGGTTCACGCCCGACAGGCGGTTACCAGGTCAAAGACCTGAAGGTTACGAAGAGCGCTTCCTCTGAATCGTGGACAGTCGAGCTTTACGTCTCGCCCCCGCCCAAGGACAGCCTGAACATGACGATGGTCACCTACCCGTACACGGTCTTTCGAATGCGGAAACTGACAGGTGCCCCGCGCTTGATCGTGCATCAGAACAAGGGCTAG
- a CDS encoding DUF554 domain-containing protein — MATSTTESPVIENVDGQEGHRADRAPLPFRGALLNTLTVLVGSLLGLGVGTWLPPGLQSVAMSGIGLVTVGIGIKMFLETKNVLVVAASIALGGVIGKLIGIDVGLEAMSEAVRLRFGGADHAFNEGLVGAVILFCVGPMTIMGCIQDGIERRIDLLSLKSLLDGVSSVFLAAASRSYGQGVLASAVFVLIVQSSLTALARPLKPLVKNPNIVAEATAAGGVMLVAIGLGLLKVQMAEKVHSEVYLPALVLAPAFAALFERKKPAI, encoded by the coding sequence GTGGCGACTTCAACGACCGAGAGTCCCGTCATAGAGAACGTGGACGGCCAAGAAGGACACCGCGCAGATCGGGCGCCCCTGCCGTTCCGGGGCGCGCTCTTGAACACCTTGACCGTCTTGGTCGGGTCGCTGCTTGGTCTCGGCGTCGGGACGTGGCTACCGCCCGGACTGCAGAGCGTCGCCATGTCCGGTATCGGATTGGTCACGGTCGGGATCGGCATCAAGATGTTCTTGGAGACCAAGAACGTTCTGGTCGTCGCCGCTTCGATCGCCCTTGGCGGGGTCATCGGAAAACTGATCGGCATCGACGTGGGCCTCGAAGCGATGAGCGAGGCCGTCCGCCTGCGTTTCGGCGGAGCCGACCACGCGTTCAACGAGGGCCTGGTCGGAGCCGTGATCCTCTTCTGCGTCGGGCCGATGACGATCATGGGTTGCATCCAGGACGGGATCGAACGACGCATCGACCTCCTGAGTTTGAAGTCCTTGCTCGACGGCGTGTCCTCTGTGTTCCTCGCGGCGGCCTCCCGTTCGTACGGTCAGGGCGTCCTGGCATCGGCCGTGTTCGTATTGATCGTGCAAAGCTCCCTGACCGCGCTGGCCCGGCCCCTGAAGCCGCTCGTCAAGAACCCGAACATCGTCGCGGAGGCGACGGCCGCAGGCGGGGTGATGCTGGTCGCGATCGGCCTCGGGCTGCTGAAGGTGCAAATGGCGGAAAAGGTCCACAGCGAGGTCTATCTGCCGGCCCTCGTGCTCGCGCCCGCGTTCGCAGCCCTGTTCGAAAGAAAGAAACCGGCGATCTAA
- a CDS encoding 1-phosphofructokinase family hexose kinase — MILSVTLNPCVDKTLFTAGVRLHDSNKVARTETDAGGKGVNLSRMAAQLGARTVATGFIGCGTGRMVVHSLEQAGAGHDFVEVAEETRTNVSVESGDGPPTVFSAPGPRVDGLEWEQLLTIVSHHCDRHAWIAMGGSLPPGAPLDAYRILGDLAHQCGARVLLDADGDAMKEGLHCGPGLIKPNLDEAERLLGRTLGSLQEARDGAVELAALMKQRNADASVALSLGEHGAVLVTPRGLWLGVPPQIQAKSSIGSGDSFLGAYLTALGKGLHERDALRSAVAAGAATALSDGTRIGTVDEVDAMEARTVVLDESDLDEIDWPAVDAWPYLGYPSETG, encoded by the coding sequence ATGATCCTGAGCGTGACATTGAACCCGTGCGTGGACAAGACGTTGTTCACGGCCGGAGTCCGGCTTCACGACTCGAACAAAGTCGCCCGGACCGAGACCGACGCGGGGGGCAAAGGCGTCAACCTCTCGCGCATGGCCGCCCAACTCGGGGCGCGCACCGTCGCGACCGGTTTCATCGGGTGCGGGACCGGTCGCATGGTCGTCCACTCGCTGGAGCAGGCGGGGGCCGGTCACGACTTCGTCGAGGTCGCCGAAGAAACGAGGACGAACGTCTCCGTCGAATCCGGAGACGGGCCGCCGACGGTCTTCAGCGCCCCGGGCCCCCGTGTGGACGGACTCGAGTGGGAGCAACTGCTAACGATCGTCTCGCACCACTGCGACCGTCACGCTTGGATCGCTATGGGCGGGTCCCTTCCGCCTGGAGCCCCTCTTGACGCGTACCGGATCCTGGGTGACTTGGCGCACCAATGCGGCGCGAGGGTCTTGCTCGACGCGGACGGAGACGCGATGAAGGAGGGCCTTCATTGTGGCCCCGGCCTCATCAAACCGAACCTGGACGAAGCCGAGAGGCTTCTCGGCCGAACGCTCGGCTCTCTCCAAGAGGCCCGGGACGGTGCGGTCGAGCTTGCCGCGTTGATGAAGCAGAGAAACGCCGACGCCTCGGTCGCCCTGTCGCTCGGTGAGCACGGTGCCGTGCTCGTGACCCCCCGAGGCCTGTGGCTCGGGGTCCCGCCCCAGATCCAAGCCAAGAGTTCGATCGGGAGCGGTGACTCTTTCCTCGGCGCGTATTTAACGGCCCTCGGTAAAGGGCTCCATGAAAGGGATGCGCTACGGTCCGCAGTGGCGGCAGGGGCAGCGACAGCTCTGAGCGACGGCACCAGGATCGGAACCGTCGACGAAGTCGACGCCATGGAAGCGAGAACCGTGGTGCTCGACGAAAGCGACCTCGATGAGATCGATTGGCCGGCGGTCGACGCCTGGCCGTATCTCGGCTACCCCTCGGAAACGGGATAG
- the lgt gene encoding prolipoprotein diacylglyceryl transferase: MHPELFRLGSFPVRSYGVLLVIGVVIAVSIARKRAPHYGIDKDKIWDSAFWLVLPGILGARITYIVQNWPYYQSHPAELWSLRFEGLTSFGGILFGFFGFLVWRLRAKVPFWPFLDTVGVPVLVAQAVGRIGCLFNGCCYGRPTTEWYGVIVQGLPDKHVPAQLVDTALMLVGAAAIALWDKAKPRKPGVSFGLFVVAYGLSRFVYEFFRAGTKEEMAAQIASSTYVKGLPVTLAQVVCLLLVAIGVAIAAANSRRNPQGPVPSVEATA; the protein is encoded by the coding sequence ATGCACCCCGAGCTCTTCCGCCTAGGCAGCTTTCCGGTCCGGTCGTACGGAGTGCTCTTGGTCATCGGCGTCGTCATCGCCGTCTCGATCGCACGGAAAAGGGCACCGCACTACGGGATCGACAAGGACAAGATCTGGGATTCAGCGTTCTGGCTGGTCCTCCCCGGCATCTTGGGAGCTCGTATCACCTACATCGTCCAAAACTGGCCGTACTATCAGAGCCATCCCGCTGAGCTGTGGTCGCTCCGGTTCGAAGGGTTGACGAGTTTCGGAGGCATCCTTTTCGGGTTCTTCGGTTTTCTCGTCTGGCGATTGAGGGCGAAAGTGCCGTTCTGGCCCTTCTTGGACACGGTCGGCGTCCCGGTCCTTGTGGCCCAGGCCGTCGGCCGGATCGGGTGCTTGTTCAACGGTTGTTGTTACGGCCGGCCCACGACCGAGTGGTACGGCGTGATCGTCCAGGGCCTGCCCGACAAACACGTCCCCGCTCAGCTCGTCGATACCGCCCTGATGCTCGTCGGTGCTGCAGCCATTGCCCTTTGGGACAAGGCGAAGCCCCGGAAACCTGGAGTTTCGTTCGGGCTGTTCGTGGTCGCGTACGGGCTGAGCCGCTTCGTCTATGAGTTCTTCCGCGCCGGGACGAAGGAGGAAATGGCGGCCCAGATCGCCAGTTCGACGTACGTCAAGGGGCTACCCGTGACTTTGGCGCAGGTCGTTTGCCTTCTTCTGGTCGCGATCGGTGTCGCCATAGCGGCCGCCAACTCGCGCCGGAACCCTCAGGGCCCCGTGCCCAGTGTCGAGGCAACGGCCTGA
- a CDS encoding competence/damage-inducible protein A, translated as MRAETVSVGTEILLGQITDTNAVELGRVYAECGIGHTHRQTVGDNLERLTESLRLALSRSDVVVTIGGLGPTEDDLTRDGIAAALDDPLVHDPEVEAALRALFERRRLVWLDSQIRQAFRPTCSETVGNPNGTAPGLVCRKNGKTVIAMPGPKPEFVPMLEGPVRRILLALGDGGVIRSRTVRIAGMGESVVEDRLRDLMRQSDPTVAPYAKIGEVHLRMTAKRPTESEADSVLDGLEREIVERLGDVVYAIGDRPLEAVVLDRLRETGKTLATAESCTGGGISHRLTAVPGSSDVFLGGVVSYADSLKRSLLGVSPATLDTQGAVSEACAKEMADGIRRATGADYGISVTGIAGPGGGTEEKPVGLVWTGLATPEGTRAFRNDFLGDRQSVRQRSVQAALTALWTSIRAS; from the coding sequence GTGCGGGCTGAAACCGTTTCCGTCGGAACCGAAATCCTTTTGGGTCAGATCACGGACACCAATGCCGTCGAACTCGGTCGGGTCTACGCCGAGTGCGGCATAGGACACACGCACCGTCAGACGGTCGGCGACAACCTCGAGCGTCTGACCGAGTCCCTGCGTCTGGCGCTCTCTCGGTCGGACGTGGTCGTCACGATCGGAGGTCTGGGCCCGACCGAGGACGACCTGACCCGGGACGGCATCGCAGCGGCCCTCGACGACCCTCTCGTTCACGACCCTGAGGTCGAAGCCGCCTTACGCGCCCTGTTCGAGCGACGGCGTCTCGTCTGGCTCGACAGCCAAATCCGTCAGGCGTTCCGGCCGACGTGCTCGGAAACGGTCGGCAACCCGAACGGGACGGCTCCTGGTCTCGTATGCCGCAAAAACGGAAAGACCGTGATCGCGATGCCTGGACCTAAACCGGAGTTCGTCCCGATGCTGGAAGGACCGGTCCGTCGGATCCTGCTCGCTTTGGGAGACGGCGGCGTCATTCGGAGCCGTACGGTCCGCATCGCAGGGATGGGCGAGAGCGTGGTCGAAGACAGACTCAGGGACTTGATGCGGCAGTCCGACCCCACGGTCGCCCCTTACGCGAAAATTGGAGAAGTCCATCTGAGGATGACGGCCAAGCGTCCGACGGAATCCGAGGCGGACAGCGTCCTGGACGGTCTCGAGCGTGAAATCGTCGAGCGGCTGGGCGACGTCGTCTACGCGATCGGTGACCGTCCGCTTGAAGCCGTCGTCCTCGATCGGCTGCGCGAGACGGGAAAGACCCTGGCGACCGCCGAAAGTTGTACGGGCGGAGGGATCTCGCACAGACTGACGGCCGTCCCCGGCTCGTCGGACGTCTTTCTCGGCGGAGTGGTCAGCTACGCCGACAGTCTGAAGCGGTCCCTACTCGGCGTGTCACCGGCGACGCTCGACACCCAAGGGGCCGTCAGCGAGGCGTGCGCCAAGGAGATGGCGGACGGGATCCGACGGGCGACGGGCGCCGACTACGGGATCAGCGTCACCGGGATCGCGGGGCCTGGAGGCGGCACGGAAGAAAAGCCTGTCGGGCTTGTGTGGACCGGTCTGGCCACCCCGGAAGGGACCCGAGCGTTCCGCAACGACTTTCTGGGCGACCGACAATCGGTCCGCCAGCGAAGCGTACAAGCGGCCTTGACCGCACTGTGGACGTCGATCCGCGCCTCCTAG